The segment AAGAGTGTGCGGTCACCATCGACGCGCGTGAGTGTACCGATGGGCGTGCCGTAGAGCAGGACATCAAGGACGAACACGTCAGCCATGGTCGTCATCCTCGAGACTGTACGCGGGCTTAACGGTTCCCACACGAGGCACTTGATGCACGAGCGTATTGCGCAGATGTTGCATATCAGAAAGCACATGCTTGAGCGCGTTGAGATTTGCGGCGGTGCCCTTGAACGCTTGCAACGCTTTGGTGGTTTCGCGCAGAACGCTCAGATCGGGCAGCCGCACAGCGAGCCTTTGCAGATCGCGGGCCTGACGCTGAAGCTGCGCCAGTTCCTTGACCGCCGGGTAATCATGCAATGTCACGCCGAGAGTATCCTGCAACTTCTTGAGTTCCCGCGCGGACGACGGGCCGGGCGCGCCTTGCGGCGCCGGCCGTTCA is part of the Gammaproteobacteria bacterium genome and harbors:
- a CDS encoding helix-turn-helix domain-containing protein → MAYTTEAIAEALKTARESKSLSQRALAKLAGVPQSHISKIESGAVDLRLSSLVEIARALDLEVMLVPRKNMSAVQSMVRSSERPAPQGAPGPSSARELKKLQDTLGVTLHDYPAVKELAQLQRQARDLQRLAVRLPDLSVLRETTKALQAFKGTAANLNALKHVLSDMQHLRNTLVHQVPRVGTVKPAYSLEDDDHG